A genomic region of Trichothermofontia sichuanensis B231 contains the following coding sequences:
- the recQ gene encoding DNA helicase RecQ: MTQPSLDLEQALKHYFGYEQFRSGQRSIIEAILRDRDTLVIMPTGGGKSLCYQLPALLKAGVTVVVSPLISLMQDQVDALRNNGIAATFLNSSIMGAEARSRESALLRGDIQLLYVAPERLLMPGFLEGLLDPVQKRFGIAGLAIDEAHCVSEWGHDFRPEYRQLRQVRQRYPQVPVTALTATATERVRQDIVQQLALREPLIHVASFNRPNLYYDVQEKAKSTRQSLKDLVQAIRQQSGAGIIYCLSRKRVEMVANYLNDCGIRALPYHAGLPAEQREENQTRFIRDDVRIIVATIAFGMGINKPDVRFVFHFDLPRNIEGYYQESGRAGRDGEPAHCRLYFSYGDLRMVEWGIDQKSDPDEQRIARQQLRQMLDYAESTVCRRTIQLGYFGEEFPGNCNNCDNCRYPKPMADWTIEAQKFLSCVARCRERFGMNYIIDVLRGSKNAKILSNQHQTLSTYGIGQDHTVAEWKTLGRSLIHQGLLTMTTDGYGILKLNEKSWEVMRRQRSVYIAIAPTVTQPLEIKTPKTTATPPAISELKAAELFERLQQLRKRLADEQGVPPYVVFADASLRDMVNRCPLTRDAFAQVFGVGSRKLNQYGDRFLAAIQAYCQEQGLQPEPPPPAAKTTPTAVSDTPPAPDFLSATAQETWQLYQQGLGVEAIAAQRQLKPATIYTHFSDLVQAGKLTNIDRLVPPDRQAAIIAALEAIGPDSRRDLFDHLRGLYSYGEIRLVSSWWQQHH, from the coding sequence GTGACTCAGCCGTCTCTCGACTTGGAGCAAGCCCTGAAACATTACTTTGGCTACGAGCAGTTTCGATCCGGGCAACGATCGATCATTGAGGCAATCTTACGAGACCGGGACACGTTGGTGATCATGCCAACGGGAGGGGGTAAGTCCCTTTGCTATCAGTTGCCCGCTTTGCTGAAGGCGGGGGTCACTGTTGTCGTTTCCCCCCTCATTTCCTTGATGCAGGATCAGGTAGACGCACTGCGCAATAATGGGATTGCCGCTACGTTTTTGAATAGCAGTATCATGGGGGCTGAGGCGCGATCGCGCGAATCTGCCCTGTTGCGGGGGGATATCCAACTACTCTATGTTGCTCCAGAACGGTTACTCATGCCGGGATTTCTAGAGGGGCTGTTAGACCCGGTGCAGAAACGGTTTGGCATTGCAGGGTTGGCGATCGATGAAGCCCATTGCGTGTCTGAGTGGGGCCATGACTTTCGGCCAGAATATCGTCAGCTACGGCAAGTCCGTCAACGGTATCCCCAGGTTCCGGTCACTGCCCTAACCGCTACAGCCACCGAGCGGGTTCGACAGGATATTGTGCAACAATTGGCGTTGCGTGAGCCTTTAATTCATGTTGCTAGCTTTAATCGCCCTAATCTTTACTATGATGTCCAGGAAAAAGCTAAAAGTACCCGCCAGAGCTTGAAGGATCTGGTGCAAGCAATTCGGCAACAGTCAGGGGCAGGGATTATCTATTGCCTGAGTCGTAAACGGGTTGAAATGGTTGCTAACTATCTCAATGATTGTGGCATTCGGGCACTCCCCTACCACGCTGGGTTACCGGCTGAACAACGGGAGGAAAATCAAACCCGATTTATTCGGGATGATGTGCGTATTATTGTGGCCACGATCGCCTTTGGGATGGGCATTAATAAACCGGATGTCCGGTTTGTCTTTCATTTTGATCTGCCGCGCAATATTGAGGGCTATTATCAGGAGTCTGGTCGTGCGGGGCGGGATGGCGAACCGGCCCATTGTCGGTTGTATTTCAGCTATGGCGACCTGCGGATGGTGGAGTGGGGGATTGATCAAAAATCTGATCCGGATGAACAACGGATTGCCCGTCAACAGTTGCGCCAAATGCTCGATTATGCGGAAAGCACGGTGTGTCGTCGCACGATTCAACTGGGATATTTTGGTGAAGAGTTTCCAGGCAACTGCAATAACTGCGACAACTGTCGCTATCCTAAACCGATGGCGGATTGGACAATCGAAGCGCAAAAATTTTTGTCCTGTGTGGCCCGCTGTCGCGAACGCTTTGGCATGAACTATATTATTGATGTTTTACGTGGATCAAAAAACGCCAAAATTCTCAGTAATCAGCATCAAACCCTATCTACCTACGGCATTGGCCAAGATCATACGGTGGCGGAATGGAAAACCCTAGGGCGATCGCTGATCCACCAGGGGCTGCTCACAATGACTACCGATGGGTATGGGATCTTGAAGTTGAATGAGAAAAGTTGGGAAGTGATGCGAAGACAACGATCGGTCTATATCGCGATCGCGCCCACGGTGACCCAGCCGCTTGAAATCAAAACACCCAAAACAACCGCCACTCCCCCAGCCATTTCCGAGCTGAAGGCGGCTGAACTATTTGAACGATTACAGCAATTGCGCAAGCGTCTAGCCGATGAGCAAGGGGTGCCTCCCTACGTTGTCTTTGCCGATGCCAGCCTGCGAGACATGGTGAACCGTTGCCCGCTGACCCGCGATGCCTTTGCCCAAGTGTTCGGGGTGGGCAGTCGCAAGTTAAACCAATATGGTGATCGTTTCCTAGCAGCAATTCAAGCCTATTGTCAGGAACAGGGTCTTCAGCCAGAACCGCCGCCGCCAGCCGCCAAAACAACACCAACTGCTGTGTCAGATACTCCCCCTGCTCCGGATTTTTTATCGGCAACGGCTCAGGAAACCTGGCAGTTGTATCAACAGGGGTTAGGAGTGGAGGCGATCGCGGCCCAACGCCAATTAAAACCAGCCACGATTTACACCCATTTCAGCGATTTAGTGCAGGCAGGCAAGTTAACGAATATTGATCGGCTAGTGCCCCCCGATCGCCAAGCTGCCATTATTGCAGCCCTAGAGGCGATCGGCCCCGATTCACGGCGGGATTTGTTTGATCACCTGCGGGGTCTTTATAGTTACGGTGAAATCAGACTCGTGAGTAGTTGGTGGCAGCAGCACCACTAG
- the hemE gene encoding uroporphyrinogen decarboxylase, whose amino-acid sequence MVVATEVPLLLRAARGEILDRPPVWMMRQAGRYMKAYRDLRAKYPSFRERSENPDIAIEISLQPFHAFHPDGVILFSDILTPLPGVGIPFDIIESRGPIIDPPIRTQEQINQLHPLDPEASLPFIKTILRTLRQEVGNKATVLGFVGAPWTLAAYAIEGKSSKDYTVIKGMAFSEPAMLHSFLGKLADAIATYVRYQIDCGAQVVQMFDSWAGQLSPIDYETFALPYQQRVVSQVKATHPDTPLILYISGSAGILERMAQSGVDIVSLDWTVDMAEARKRLGPNVGVQGNLDPCALFGSHDFIRARMEDIVQKAGNRGHILNLGHGVLASTPEDNVRFFFETAKQMRRS is encoded by the coding sequence ATGGTGGTAGCAACGGAAGTCCCCCTTTTGCTGCGAGCGGCACGGGGAGAAATTTTAGATCGTCCACCCGTCTGGATGATGCGGCAGGCTGGGCGGTATATGAAAGCCTACCGTGACCTGCGAGCTAAGTATCCCAGCTTCCGGGAGCGATCGGAGAATCCGGATATCGCCATCGAAATTTCGCTACAACCCTTTCATGCCTTTCATCCAGATGGGGTCATCTTGTTCTCTGATATCCTGACGCCCCTGCCAGGGGTGGGAATCCCCTTTGATATTATCGAGAGTCGCGGCCCCATCATTGATCCGCCGATCCGCACTCAGGAGCAAATCAACCAGCTTCATCCCCTCGATCCGGAAGCATCCTTACCCTTCATCAAAACCATTCTGCGAACCCTGCGTCAGGAAGTCGGGAATAAAGCAACCGTCCTGGGATTTGTGGGTGCACCCTGGACGTTAGCTGCCTACGCGATCGAAGGGAAAAGCTCGAAAGACTACACCGTGATCAAAGGCATGGCCTTCTCCGAACCAGCCATGTTGCATTCGTTCCTAGGTAAGCTAGCGGATGCGATCGCCACCTATGTGCGCTATCAAATCGATTGTGGTGCCCAGGTAGTGCAGATGTTCGACTCTTGGGCTGGCCAACTGAGTCCGATCGACTACGAAACCTTTGCCCTGCCCTATCAACAGCGGGTAGTCTCCCAGGTCAAGGCAACGCATCCTGACACACCGCTGATCCTTTATATCAGCGGCAGCGCCGGAATTCTCGAACGGATGGCCCAGTCCGGTGTCGATATTGTCAGCCTCGATTGGACCGTCGATATGGCAGAGGCCCGCAAACGGTTAGGTCCAAATGTGGGTGTCCAGGGTAATCTCGATCCCTGTGCCCTCTTCGGTTCCCATGACTTCATCCGCGCCCGGATGGAGGACATTGTGCAAAAGGCGGGAAATCGGGGCCACATTCTGAACCTGGGACATGGGGTCCTTGCCAGTACACCGGAGGACAATGTACGGTTCTTCTTTGAAACAGCCAAGCAGATGCGGCGATCGTAA
- the ileS gene encoding isoleucine--tRNA ligase translates to MTAPVTEPGSYKDTVNLPQTAFDMRANAVKREPELQQFWADQQIYEHLSQHNPGEIFVLHDGPPYANGALHMGHALNKILKDIINKYQLLRGRKVRYVPGWDCHGLPIELKVLQAMTPAERQASTPLELRQRAKQYALEQVDAQRRGFKRYGIWGDWDHPYLTLTPDYEAAQIDVFGQMVLKGYIYRGLRPVHWSPSSRTALAEAELEYPEGHTSPSIYAAFPMVSLAASAQALQPFLPDLGVGIWTTTPWTIPGNLAVAVNPDLTYAVVAVGGDNPVFKYLLVAAELVERLAATFGVDLTVQTTIAGKDLEHCTYRHPLCDRESPILIGGDYITTESGTGLVHTAPGHGQEDFEVGKRYGLPVLCPVDEAGNFTEEAGPFAGLNVLKDANPAVIAALEQAGALLKQEPYVHKYPYDWRTKKPTIFRATEQWFASVAGFRQAALDAIAQVRWIPAQGENRITPMVAERSDWCISRQRSWGVPIPVFYDEETNEPLLNQETIAHVRAIIAERGSDAWWELPVEELLPEAYRRNGRRYRKGTDTMDVWFDSGSSWAAVAKQRPELTYPVDMYLEGSDQHRGWFQSSLLTSVAVHGHAPYKMVLTHGFALDEQGRKMSKSLGNIIDPLVIIEGGKNQKQDPPYGADVLRLWVSSVDYSADVLIGKTILKQLADVYRKIRNTARFLLGNLHDFNPATDVVAYEDLPELDRYMLHRMTEVLSDVTAAFDSFQFFRFFQTIQNFCVIDLSNFYLDIAKDRLYISAANSPRRRSCQTVLAIAVENLAKAIAPVLCHMAEDIWQALPYETAVRSVFESGWLTIDPSWQQPDLAATWQQLRQLRTEVNKVLELARSEKAIGSSLEAKVLLYVPDESLRQQLQAFNPADSLAGNRVDALRYWLIVSQVELVDSVAAIEAAPYHLASDVAGIAVVKADGEKCDRCWNYSTQVGRSAAHPLLCERCIPALEGGF, encoded by the coding sequence GTGACCGCACCTGTAACCGAACCTGGAAGCTATAAGGATACCGTTAACCTCCCCCAAACTGCGTTTGATATGCGGGCCAATGCCGTCAAGCGGGAGCCGGAGTTACAACAATTCTGGGCTGACCAGCAGATTTACGAGCACCTGTCACAGCACAATCCGGGCGAGATTTTCGTTCTCCATGATGGTCCTCCCTATGCTAACGGGGCGCTCCACATGGGCCATGCGCTCAACAAAATCCTTAAGGACATCATTAACAAATACCAACTGTTGCGGGGCCGTAAGGTTCGCTATGTTCCTGGCTGGGATTGTCACGGGTTACCGATCGAACTCAAAGTCCTCCAGGCAATGACTCCCGCTGAGCGGCAGGCATCTACGCCCTTGGAATTGCGGCAACGGGCCAAACAGTATGCCCTGGAGCAGGTTGATGCCCAACGGCGGGGTTTCAAACGCTACGGCATCTGGGGCGACTGGGATCATCCCTATTTAACCCTGACCCCCGACTACGAAGCGGCGCAAATTGATGTCTTTGGGCAAATGGTGCTCAAGGGCTATATCTATCGCGGCCTGCGTCCGGTTCATTGGAGTCCCAGTTCCCGGACTGCCCTAGCAGAAGCGGAACTCGAATATCCCGAAGGTCACACCTCTCCCAGCATTTATGCGGCCTTTCCAATGGTGAGCCTAGCGGCTTCAGCCCAAGCCTTACAGCCGTTCCTACCGGATTTGGGCGTTGGCATCTGGACGACAACGCCCTGGACGATTCCTGGTAACCTGGCGGTGGCCGTCAATCCGGACCTGACCTATGCCGTGGTGGCGGTGGGGGGAGACAATCCGGTTTTTAAGTATCTGCTAGTGGCGGCAGAATTGGTGGAACGTCTTGCCGCAACCTTTGGGGTGGATTTGACGGTACAGACAACGATCGCGGGCAAAGATTTGGAGCATTGCACCTACCGTCATCCCTTGTGCGATCGCGAAAGTCCCATCCTGATCGGTGGGGACTACATCACCACCGAATCGGGGACCGGCCTAGTCCACACCGCCCCAGGACATGGCCAGGAAGACTTTGAGGTGGGCAAGCGCTATGGCCTCCCTGTCCTCTGTCCCGTTGATGAAGCTGGGAACTTTACTGAGGAGGCGGGTCCCTTTGCGGGGTTGAATGTGCTGAAGGATGCTAATCCCGCTGTGATTGCGGCTCTGGAGCAGGCCGGAGCGCTGCTCAAGCAGGAACCCTATGTGCACAAGTATCCCTACGACTGGCGCACCAAGAAACCGACGATTTTCCGAGCGACGGAGCAATGGTTTGCCTCGGTGGCCGGCTTCCGGCAGGCAGCACTGGACGCGATCGCCCAAGTGCGGTGGATTCCGGCCCAGGGGGAAAACCGGATTACGCCAATGGTGGCCGAACGCTCGGACTGGTGTATTTCTCGACAGCGCAGTTGGGGGGTCCCGATTCCGGTGTTCTACGACGAAGAAACGAACGAGCCACTGTTAAATCAGGAGACGATCGCCCATGTGCGGGCCATTATTGCCGAACGCGGGTCTGATGCTTGGTGGGAGTTACCAGTAGAGGAATTACTGCCAGAAGCCTACCGTCGCAACGGTCGCCGTTACCGCAAGGGCACCGATACGATGGATGTCTGGTTTGATTCCGGGTCTTCGTGGGCTGCCGTGGCCAAGCAGCGGCCAGAACTGACCTATCCGGTCGATATGTATTTGGAAGGTTCGGATCAGCACCGGGGGTGGTTCCAGTCGAGTTTGCTGACCAGTGTGGCCGTGCATGGCCATGCCCCCTACAAAATGGTGTTGACCCACGGCTTTGCCCTGGATGAGCAGGGGCGCAAGATGAGTAAATCCCTGGGTAATATCATTGATCCCCTGGTAATTATTGAAGGTGGTAAAAATCAAAAACAGGACCCACCCTATGGGGCCGATGTCTTGCGCTTGTGGGTCTCTTCCGTAGACTATTCAGCGGATGTCTTGATTGGCAAGACTATCCTAAAGCAGCTAGCGGATGTCTATCGCAAAATTCGCAACACGGCCCGATTTCTGTTGGGAAATTTGCATGATTTTAATCCGGCGACGGATGTGGTTGCCTATGAGGATTTACCTGAACTCGATCGCTATATGTTGCATCGGATGACGGAAGTCTTGAGCGATGTGACGGCGGCCTTTGACAGTTTTCAATTTTTCCGCTTCTTCCAGACAATCCAGAATTTCTGTGTGATCGATCTGTCCAATTTCTATCTGGATATTGCCAAGGATCGGCTTTATATCAGTGCGGCCAACAGTCCTCGCCGTCGCAGTTGTCAAACGGTGCTGGCGATCGCGGTGGAAAATCTCGCCAAGGCGATCGCGCCTGTCCTCTGCCACATGGCTGAGGATATCTGGCAGGCGTTGCCCTATGAAACCGCCGTGCGATCGGTCTTTGAATCCGGCTGGCTCACCATCGATCCCAGTTGGCAACAACCGGATTTAGCCGCCACTTGGCAGCAACTGCGGCAGCTCCGCACCGAGGTGAATAAGGTGCTGGAACTGGCCCGGAGTGAAAAGGCGATCGGGTCGTCCCTAGAAGCCAAGGTGTTGCTCTATGTTCCCGATGAATCTCTACGGCAACAGTTACAAGCGTTCAACCCAGCAGACAGTTTGGCTGGAAATCGGGTAGATGCCTTGCGTTATTGGTTGATTGTGTCCCAGGTGGAATTGGTGGATTCAGTCGCGGCGATCGAAGCAGCACCCTATCATCTCGCCTCCGATGTGGCGGGGATTGCGGTAGTGAAGGCGGATGGGGAAAAGTGCGATCGGTGTTGGAATTATTCGACCCAAGTGGGGAGATCGGCGGCCCATCCGCTGCTTTGCGAACGGTGTATTCCAGCCTTGGAAGGTGGGTTTTAG
- a CDS encoding tetratricopeptide repeat protein encodes MKCALELNSDLAAALSLKIEILEKLNASIAANEVPKNPTDQATRWANQGNQLSDTGRHEDAIASYDRALALKPDYIRLY; translated from the coding sequence GTGAAGTGTGCTTTGGAATTGAACTCGGACTTGGCTGCTGCTTTGAGTTTAAAGATAGAAATTTTGGAGAAACTAAACGCATCGATCGCGGCTAATGAAGTTCCTAAAAATCCGACGGATCAGGCTACACGTTGGGCGAATCAGGGGAATCAATTGTCAGATACAGGACGACATGAGGACGCGATCGCCAGTTATGACCGGGCACTTGCTCTCAAGCCTGACTATATTAGACTATATTAG
- a CDS encoding transposase family protein yields the protein MRCSLYRKARGRRHDLWLGLMRVLLGSLCGDRGYRPLADCSHQHWPSLCALLDEPTDTRIPSYSTCRRVLQPVDFHRW from the coding sequence CTGAGATGCAGCCTTTACCGCAAAGCTAGAGGCCGACGACATGACCTGTGGTTGGGGCTGATGCGGGTGTTGTTAGGCTCCCTCTGTGGCGATCGCGGCTATCGGCCTTTAGCCGATTGCTCGCACCAGCACTGGCCCAGCCTGTGCGCGCTGTTAGACGAGCCGACTGACACCCGCATCCCCTCCTATTCCACCTGCCGCCGCGTCTTACAGCCAGTTGACTTTCACCGTTGGTGA
- the tsf gene encoding translation elongation factor Ts: MADISPKLVKELREKTGAGMKDCKTALQENDGDMTKAIEWLRQKGITSAEKKAGRTTAEGIIDSYIHTGNRVGVLVEVNCETDFVARREEFRELVRNVAMQIAACPNVEYVRTEDIPQEIIDRETQIEMGREDLASKPENIREKIVQGRIEKRLKELSLMDQPYIRDQSITVEELVKQTVAQLSENIRVRRFVRFVLGEGVDDKA; the protein is encoded by the coding sequence ATGGCAGATATTTCTCCCAAATTAGTTAAGGAACTGCGCGAGAAGACGGGCGCAGGCATGAAGGACTGTAAGACTGCCCTTCAGGAAAATGATGGTGACATGACCAAGGCGATCGAGTGGTTGCGTCAAAAGGGTATTACCTCGGCTGAGAAGAAAGCTGGACGGACGACCGCCGAAGGGATTATCGACAGCTACATCCATACGGGGAACCGGGTGGGTGTTTTGGTTGAAGTCAACTGCGAAACGGATTTTGTGGCTCGCCGCGAAGAGTTCCGGGAACTGGTCCGTAATGTAGCAATGCAAATTGCTGCCTGCCCCAATGTGGAATATGTACGCACAGAGGATATTCCCCAGGAGATTATTGATCGGGAAACTCAGATTGAAATGGGGCGGGAAGACTTGGCCAGTAAACCCGAGAATATTCGTGAAAAAATTGTTCAGGGACGGATTGAAAAGCGTCTCAAGGAACTGAGTTTGATGGATCAGCCCTATATCCGAGATCAGAGTATCACGGTTGAGGAATTAGTCAAACAAACCGTCGCCCAACTGTCGGAGAATATTCGAGTTCGTCGATTTGTCCGCTTTGTCCTCGGTGAAGGTGTCGATGACAAAGCTTGA
- the rpsB gene encoding 30S ribosomal protein S2 → MPVVSLAQMMESGVHFGHQTKRWNPRMAPYIYTARNGVHIIDLVQTAKLMDEAYQYMRTAAEKGKRFLFVGTKRQAAAIIAQEASRCGANYVNQRWLGGMLTNWATIKTRVERLKDLERLEETGNLDLRPKKEAAMLRRELEKLQKYLGGIKTMRKVPDVVVIVDQRREYNAVLECQKLGIPIVSLLDTNCDPDLVDIPIPANDDAIRSIKLIVGKLADAIYEGRHGQLDIGYDEEYEDYEGAEDEYHYDDSDYVGDDEEGEES, encoded by the coding sequence ATGCCCGTCGTTTCATTGGCTCAGATGATGGAGTCAGGGGTTCATTTTGGTCACCAGACCAAGCGCTGGAATCCGCGCATGGCTCCCTACATCTATACTGCCCGCAACGGTGTCCACATCATTGACTTGGTGCAAACTGCCAAGTTGATGGATGAGGCCTACCAGTATATGCGCACAGCGGCTGAAAAAGGTAAACGCTTCCTGTTTGTCGGCACCAAGCGGCAGGCCGCTGCCATTATTGCCCAGGAAGCCAGCCGCTGTGGGGCCAACTATGTTAACCAGCGCTGGTTGGGAGGGATGCTGACCAACTGGGCGACGATTAAAACCCGTGTTGAGCGCCTCAAGGATCTAGAACGCTTGGAGGAAACTGGCAATCTGGATCTGCGGCCCAAAAAGGAAGCAGCCATGTTGCGCCGGGAACTGGAAAAACTCCAGAAGTACCTGGGGGGTATCAAAACGATGCGCAAGGTGCCGGATGTAGTGGTGATCGTTGATCAACGGCGGGAATATAACGCTGTGCTGGAATGTCAAAAGTTGGGCATCCCGATCGTATCGCTGTTGGATACTAACTGCGATCCAGATTTGGTGGATATTCCTATTCCCGCAAACGACGACGCGATTCGCTCGATCAAGCTGATTGTCGGTAAACTGGCCGATGCCATCTATGAAGGGCGGCATGGTCAACTGGATATCGGTTATGACGAGGAATACGAAGATTACGAAGGGGCAGAGGACGAGTACCACTACGACGACAGCGACTACGTGGGGGATGACGAAGAGGGTGAAGAGTCCTAG
- a CDS encoding DUF6439 family protein, whose protein sequence is MSYPTPTSNFASELRSTPHHPAIAALSTLELAQILAERLAIGPQDWHQLKANRQARSLEQAASALVYLLKQQPEEALPRLQQAVGWLDRSLTAPPCPTHGQQKSSQADSP, encoded by the coding sequence ATGTCCTATCCAACCCCAACCTCTAATTTCGCCTCCGAGTTACGTTCAACCCCACATCACCCGGCGATCGCGGCTCTCAGTACCCTAGAGTTGGCTCAAATTCTAGCAGAGCGGCTGGCGATCGGCCCCCAGGATTGGCACCAGCTTAAGGCCAACCGCCAGGCCCGATCGCTCGAACAGGCCGCCAGTGCCCTGGTTTATTTACTCAAACAACAACCTGAAGAAGCCCTGCCCCGGCTACAGCAAGCCGTCGGTTGGCTCGATCGCTCCCTCACGGCTCCCCCCTGTCCCACCCACGGGCAGCAAAAATCCTCTCAGGCAGATTCACCCTAG
- a CDS encoding AAA family ATPase — protein METRYQIPSRFLEKLAIHITKNFLNLPGVRVPLILGIHGPKGEGKSFQCSLVFERMRVEVVHLSASELESPDAGDPSRLIRLRYREAAELARVRGRMCVLMINDLDAGAGRFDQATQYTVNTQLVNATLMNIADNPTNVQLPGSYDSKPIQRIPIIVTGNDFSTLYAPLVRDGRMEKFYWHPRLEEQLMIVEGIFQEDGLSPAEIARLVQCFPDQAIDFFSTLRARAYDEQVRQFIHDVGIEHVSLAVMNSASGPPVFARPQFSFFQLKEWGCILLEEQKRVRQRGLLEEYL, from the coding sequence GTGGAGACTCGTTATCAAATTCCGTCCCGGTTTCTCGAAAAACTGGCGATTCATATCACGAAGAATTTTCTCAACTTGCCGGGGGTGCGCGTGCCCCTGATCCTGGGAATTCATGGTCCTAAAGGCGAGGGTAAATCCTTCCAGTGTTCATTGGTGTTTGAACGAATGCGGGTGGAGGTTGTCCACCTCTCGGCGAGTGAGTTGGAAAGTCCCGATGCCGGTGATCCGTCCCGACTGATTCGTCTGCGGTATCGGGAGGCGGCAGAATTGGCACGGGTACGGGGCCGCATGTGTGTGTTGATGATCAATGACCTGGATGCGGGAGCCGGACGCTTCGATCAGGCCACCCAATATACGGTCAACACCCAACTGGTGAATGCCACGTTGATGAATATTGCTGATAATCCCACCAATGTGCAACTGCCCGGTAGCTACGACAGTAAACCCATCCAGCGGATTCCGATCATTGTCACAGGTAACGACTTCTCAACGCTCTATGCACCGCTGGTGCGCGATGGTCGCATGGAGAAGTTTTACTGGCATCCCCGGTTGGAGGAGCAGCTGATGATCGTCGAGGGCATCTTCCAGGAGGATGGCCTCAGTCCCGCCGAAATTGCCCGCTTGGTGCAGTGCTTCCCGGATCAGGCGATCGACTTTTTCAGCACTCTGCGGGCCAGGGCCTACGATGAACAGGTGCGCCAGTTTATTCACGATGTGGGGATTGAACACGTTTCGCTGGCGGTGATGAACAGTGCCAGTGGTCCCCCCGTGTTTGCCCGACCCCAGTTTAGTTTTTTCCAACTCAAAGAGTGGGGTTGCATTCTACTGGAGGAGCAAAAGCGGGTTCGGCAACGGGGTCTCCTAGAGGAATACCTTTAA
- a CDS encoding ribulose bisphosphate carboxylase small subunit: protein MQTLPKERRYETLSYLPPLSDAQMTRQIQYILDQGYIPAVEFSETSEPKQHFWTLWKLPLFGARSTDEVLAEIRACRTEYSNCFVRVVGFDNIKQCQVLSFIVHKPNQSRY from the coding sequence ATGCAAACGCTACCTAAAGAGCGCCGCTACGAAACCCTGTCCTACCTGCCCCCCCTGTCCGATGCCCAAATGACGCGGCAGATCCAGTACATCCTGGATCAGGGGTATATCCCTGCCGTGGAGTTTAGCGAAACCTCCGAACCGAAGCAGCACTTCTGGACGCTGTGGAAGTTGCCCCTGTTTGGTGCCCGCTCGACCGATGAGGTGTTAGCGGAAATCCGCGCCTGTCGCACGGAATATTCCAACTGTTTTGTGCGGGTGGTTGGCTTCGATAATATCAAGCAGTGTCAGGTGCTCAGCTTTATTGTCCACAAGCCGAATCAAAGCCGTTACTAA
- the rcbX gene encoding RuBisCO chaperone RbcX has protein sequence MNLKQIAKDTAKVLMSYLTYQAVRTVIAQLSETNPPQAIWLSQFSGQDKIQDGEVYLEALGLASPELALRIMTLRAHLAEEVTSFLPEMVQTGIQQSNMEHRRQFLERITQLSLQAANSHPEAIDDADTPDLNPEG, from the coding sequence ATGAACTTAAAGCAAATTGCCAAGGATACGGCGAAGGTCCTGATGAGCTATCTGACCTACCAGGCCGTGCGCACGGTGATTGCCCAGTTGAGTGAGACGAACCCACCCCAGGCCATCTGGCTCAGTCAGTTTTCCGGTCAGGACAAAATTCAGGATGGTGAAGTCTATCTGGAGGCGTTGGGGTTGGCCAGCCCGGAATTGGCGTTGCGGATTATGACCCTGCGTGCCCATCTGGCGGAGGAAGTTACCAGTTTCCTGCCAGAAATGGTGCAAACGGGCATCCAACAGTCCAATATGGAGCACCGCCGTCAGTTTTTGGAGCGGATCACCCAATTAAGCCTGCAAGCGGCCAATTCCCATCCGGAAGCCATTGATGACGCGGATACCCCAGACCTTAACCCGGAGGGTTAA